The following are encoded in a window of Balaenoptera ricei isolate mBalRic1 chromosome 1, mBalRic1.hap2, whole genome shotgun sequence genomic DNA:
- the C1H1orf52 gene encoding UPF0690 protein C1orf52 homolog → MAAEEKDPLSYFAAYGSSSSGSSDEEDNSEPEETSRKAPDQAKSAGGCGNKAEKRLPGPDELFRSVTRPAFLYNPLNKQIDWERHVVKAPEEPPKEFKIWKSNYVPPPETYSTEKKPPPPELDMAIKWSNIYEDNGDDAPQNAKKARLLPEGEETVESDDEKEEHTSKKRKIEPGEPTKKKK, encoded by the exons ATGGCAGCGGAAGAGAAGGATCCCCTGAGCTATTTCGCGGCTTACGGGAGCAGCAGCTCAGGCTCCTCGGACGAGGAGGATAACAGCGAGCCGGAGGAGACAAGTCGTAAGGCCCCGGATCAGGCGAAGTCGGCGGGCGGCTGTGGGAACAAGGCGGAGAAGCGGCTGCCTGGACCCGACGAGCTGTTCCGGAGCGTGACTCGCCCGGCCTTTCTCTACAATCCGCTCAACAAACAGATAGACTGGGAGAGGCACGTCGTCAAGGCGCCAGAGGAG CCTCCGAAGGAATTCAAAATATGGAAGTCAAACTATGTACCACCTCCGGAGACCTACTCTACTGAGAAGAAACCTCCCCCTCCAGAGCTggatatggcaataaaatggtcTAACATATATGAGGACAATGGTGATGATGCCCCACAGAATGCTAAGAAAGCTAGGCTTCTCCCAGAAGGGGAGGAGACAGTGGAATCAG ATGATGAAAAAGAAGAGCATACTTCTAAAAAGCGCAAAATAGAACCGGGAGAaccaacaaagaagaaaaaatag
- the BCL10 gene encoding B-cell lymphoma/leukemia 10 gives MEPTAPSLTEEDLTEVKKDALENLRVYLCEKIIAERHFDHLRAKKILSREDTEEISCRTSSRKRAGKLLDYLQENPKGLDTLVESIRREKTQNFLIQKITDEVLKLRNIKLEHLKGLKCSSCEPFPDGATNNLSRSNSDDSNFSEKLRASTVIYHPEGESSTAPFFSTDSSLNLPVLEVGRTENPTFSSTTLPRPGDPGAPPLPPELQLEEEGTCGNSSEMFLPLRSRALLRQ, from the exons ATGGAGCCCACTGCGCCGTCCCTCACCGAGGAGGACCTGACTGAAGTGAAGAAGGAC gcTTTAGAAAATTTGCGTGTATACCTGTGTGAAAAAATCATAGCTGAGAGACATTTTGATCATCTACGTGCAAAAAAAATACTCAGTAgagaagacactgaagaaattTCTTGCCGAACATCAAGTAGAAAAAGGGCTGGAAAATTGTTAGACTACttacaagaaaaccccaaaggacTAGATACCCTGGTTGAATCTATTCGGCGAGAAAAAACACAGAACTTCCTGATACAGAAGATTACAGATGAAGTGCTAAAACTTAGAAATATAAAACTAGAACATCTGAAAG GACTGAAATGTAGCAGCTGTGAGCCTTTTCCAGATGGAGCCACAAACAACCTCTCCAGATCAAATTCAGATGACAGTAATTTCTCTGAAAAACTGAGAGCATCCACCGTCATATACCATCCAGAAGGAGAATCCAGCACAGCCCCCTTTTTTTCTACTGATTCTTCTCTGAATTTGCCTGTCCTAGAAGTAGGCAGAACTGAAAACCCCACCTTCTCTTCAACTACGCTTCCTAGACCTGGGGACCCTGGGGCTCCTCCTTTGCCACCAGAGCTGCAGTTAGAAGAAGAAGGAACTTGTGGAAACTCTAGTGAGATGTTTCTTCCCTTAAGATCACGTGCTCTTTTGCGGCAATGA